ACCTACTGCCCATACATAACTTCAAACAAGAAACCAAGTATATGCACCTAGATTGTCGTCTTAACTTGATATCCAAACCCAGTAGTAAAAGGATAACTTACCTCTTCCATCATAACTAGTATGCCCTCTCAGAATTTCCAATGGTACAATTAGCGGATTCTGGTTAAGATCAGCATAAACCATGCCATGAAAGATGTAGGCCGTGCAATCATCCGAGCATGATGCAAATAGCGGGTATGAGCGATGGAATGCCACTTTAGTAATGTCTTTAGGATGACACCTGAAATGTCCAAAAATAAATGTGAagtataaaacaaagaaaaaagacTAGCCTAAAAATTCTCAAATGGAATTTAATGACTTCACCAATCGGCAAAAGAACTTGATCAATGCCTATCTATAGCAGTTTCACAAGATAGAAGAAATTATATAGAATTAAAAGCAATGTTTCTAGTTTCAAGAGAATCATTGTCACATACTTGAGAGTTTTGTAAGGTTTTGATGACAGATCCATGTCAAACCAACACAATTTTCCCTCTTTGCTCCCCACAATTAAATTATCACCTACAGAAGAAACAGGCATCATATATTATTTTAAGAAAGCTGATAGTAGGGGGGAAGAAGGAAAAGAGAGTAGCAACAAATTAAAGAGGAAAAAAATACCAGCAGGATGAACAGCAATTGATGAAACTTCACGCAGTTGAGTCTCAAGCTTTTTTATTAGCTTTTGCCTCAACAAGTCATACACACGAACATTCTTCTTTGTTGCAACAAAAAAGATAGAACGAGTAGGATGAAAAACTGATGATACTGGGAGCCCATGGAGCTTAAAAGGGAATCGCTGAGTAAGCCTTTTAGAGAGCTGATGAATGAGAATTGCTCTTGATTCTCGTGATAAACAAGTTAAGAAACCAATGAAATGACCAAAAGAATCATATGGGAGCAAAAATCTCTTATGTGCAGAAGCAATATCTTAAGATTAGAAGACCTGATCAAAGATCAGCAACAGCAAAGAAATATATGCAAAAGAAATGAGAAGACTTCAGGAAACACCCCCAAATTGTTCTTTTCACAAAGACTACTACATATGACATCAATTAATGCTTAAAATAGACCCAAAATTATAAAGTTAATAAGATGAGATTAAAAAAAGGATATCTGCTGGCATCACTGTAGAAAGATAATCTCCTTTACGATGCCATTCTATTGAAGATACAGTCTGCAAAACCATATCCAAGCAAATTATTATCATTTACGTATAAAACCTTCCAACTGGTACTTCAGCATTACTAGATAATTTTGAATACACCTAAAGAGGAAGGGACGGAACCAAGTACCCTATAATGCCTTAGTCTGATGCAGTCATACTTTTCATCTTGAATCCAGCTTAAGAAAGATGACATATCATCTGTGCATTAAAGTAACATTTTCCAGAGTCAGACCATATCCATTTTATTATATGCATGGGGAAGAATATATGTTTCAAACAGACCAGAATCATCAGAGGTAGGTGTTCCAATATGTAGAAGTTCCTTAACTCTTTTCTGTTCCTCCTCATTCCCAAATCCAGTGTTCAAAATAAGTACATCAGCTCCCCTATCAAATATTAGTGTATTAGCATGGAACGCATAAACACTGCTTCATTTGATAAAAACAGGCAGTGAAAAAGAAGATACAAAAAGCATAGAGTGATATCAATACTGCAATTACGATCTAATCAGTCTTACACTGAAGCTGCAAGAACAGGAAGCTCTGGCAAAGGATTCCATGCAACAAGCTGAACAGCTTCACCAATCTCCCAAACTCTAAGACATCTACCAGTCTCTACCTCCCAAATCCGCACAGTTCCATCCTTAGAACCTTTGCAAACAAAAGCAATTATCAAACGCTTGTGTACTGGTTTTATATTTGTGATAGGAATcatttaatactttgataacaaATTGTAGTTTATAAATGTTCATACCAGAAGCAATCCATTGCCCTGAAGGTTCCACAGATATTGACAAAACTGCACCCTCATGACCTCTATACTCGAGATAACATGTAGATGGGTAAGGCCTGAGATCTTTTCGACTAGGTAACTTGGGCTTGAGCGATTCAGGGTCGATATTAATCTGAAGCATAGATAAGGGCAATTCAGATTAACTTGGTTGATATGAGAAAAGAGAACTGTAGAGGAGAATTCACAATTATGTCAGAAAACCATTAAGATTTCCTCCAAACAGAAACTCAGACTTACACGTTTCTTCCGTACTCTAGGGCACAAGTATAGATCCAAGCATCGTTCAAATGAGTCCTTGATAGCATTCTCATATGCCGGGATGCTTCTAAAGGATGTGAACCTAAGCATATCAACATGATTAGTATGCTAGATCTAACATACAAGTGAGTAAATACTTTCAAGTCAAATTGTAATTAACAAATAATGATTTAGTATATTACTTTTTAGGAATAAATTTAGGGCGATCTTCTTCGTACATCAGCTGATAAGAGTTGATCTCTTCTTGTGTTGGTATGTATTCTAAAGAAGGATTATATGATTCCTCATGACCTGAAAATTGATAAGAGCAAAGCTTTCGTAATAGCTCAAATAGCATAGCAAAATGTAAGTTTAAACAACATGGCCCAAGGTCAAACCTGGCAATTTAGGTTTAGGAGGGGGAATGTAAGCCAAATGCTTAGTCCTATCAGCTGAGCTTGAATCATCTCCCCAGAGGCGATAAAAACGAGGTTCTTCTTTGGGCTGGTCAAACTTTATTAATCCTTTACGAATTGCCCTAACATACTCAACAACCTGTAGACTCACAATTCAACCATTAAGAAAACAGAACAACATTCACCCTTATGAACAATTTTGTCTTTCCTTTTCCTAGCAAATAATCATTACAAGTTTTTACTTCACAGATATAAATGAAGCTGGAAAAAAGCAGCTGCAGAGGGAGTTGGAGGGACAAGATTCTCACCCATCATCTGAAACCTATACATGTAAAGAATTACCTTTTTGCTCTCCCATTTTGAAGGAATAAACCGCCTCTTTGGTTCCGGAGCATTAGATAAAGGATGTTTCGCATCATCCCACTTAAACCAATCAACATAAGGCTGCAAGAAATGGCTATGAATTAACCTTGAGAATAAAGCCAAGACAATATCTAAGGCCAAATATCATCAATGCGTATGAACATGAGTAACATACCGCATATGGATCAAATTCAGCATGTGGTGCCTTCCCTTTGAGCAATCTACGAATATGTTTGATCTCTTCTTTAGTCAGCTCAACTTCCTCATCATTATATTCATCATAAATCTTGCGCCTGAAGGAAACAACATTCAGCGGTGTAAATGAATGTATGATGCAATATGCCATCAGAGTTAAAATGTACTTAGCaaacattatttaattaataaatagaaaaaaaatttaagtaaaagaaGCACCCAGTAACACTTAGCaaacattatttaattaataaatagaaaaaaaaatttaagtaaaagaaGCACCCAGTAACACTCATTGTGTGAGACAATAATTTCCCAACTGTAGCAACTTAGCTTCCATGTACTTATTGGACAAAAAGAAACTGAGActgaaatgtatgtgtataaaGGCAGAGACCCATTACAGAGCAAGAACGTCATGTGAAATAGAGAAAAAAGAAGCCTAAATAGCATTGAAAATATTATAGCTTCCCAAATATAGCAAAAGAAGAGATAAAGGAAATAACTAAAGACCAACTGTTACTAACATAAAAACTAAATAATCAGTAGCAGGAAAACTAACCAATTCTTTGAATCATCAGCACTTGCGAGAAAGGAATCAAGTTTATCTcgtctttctttctttgttatcTTTCTACCAGCAATGTCATACCCAATATGTTTTTCATCCTTGTACCACTCCAATGGAACATCACCAATTGTATTTCGAGGAGCCACCTTTTAAGCCAAAAGAGAGATAtaagaatctaaataaaaatatgatttctAGAATACTAAAAGCCATGCCTGACCTCATCTTCAGATGAGTCACTCTCATCAACTGCTTGATGGGATTGGGAGCTTTCACTATGCTCGTCTTGATCATGGTTATCGTCCAAGAAATCATTATCGCCTCTTTCAATGACATCCTGATATTGTTACTCTTAATTAATAGTTGCATTAACACATAAATATCCATGTTAAAGAGATAAAAATGTTTTCAAGCACACTGAGAAACATAGCAAGGA
This window of the Gossypium arboreum isolate Shixiya-1 chromosome 12, ASM2569848v2, whole genome shotgun sequence genome carries:
- the LOC108479930 gene encoding ribosome biogenesis protein BOP1 homolog, whose amino-acid sequence is MSHQESQKLDNVNPLETRVEDVIERGDNDFLDDNHDQDEHSESSQSHQAVDESDSSEDEVAPRNTIGDVPLEWYKDEKHIGYDIAGRKITKKERRDKLDSFLASADDSKNWRKIYDEYNDEEVELTKEEIKHIRRLLKGKAPHAEFDPYAPYVDWFKWDDAKHPLSNAPEPKRRFIPSKWESKKVVEYVRAIRKGLIKFDQPKEEPRFYRLWGDDSSSADRTKHLAYIPPPKPKLPGHEESYNPSLEYIPTQEEINSYQLMYEEDRPKFIPKKFTSFRSIPAYENAIKDSFERCLDLYLCPRVRKKRINIDPESLKPKLPSRKDLRPYPSTCYLEYRGHEGAVLSISVEPSGQWIASGSKDGTVRIWEVETGRCLRVWEIGEAVQLVAWNPLPELPVLAASVGADVLILNTGFGNEEEQKRVKELLHIGTPTSDDSDDMSSFLSWIQDEKYDCIRLRHYRTVSSIEWHRKGDYLSTVMPAGESRAILIHQLSKRLTQRFPFKLHGLPVSSVFHPTRSIFFVATKKNVRVYDLLRQKLIKKLETQLREVSSIAVHPAGDNLIVGSKEGKLCWFDMDLSSKPYKTLKCHPKDITKVAFHRSYPLFASCSDDCTAYIFHGMVYADLNQNPLIVPLEILRGHTSYDGRGVMDCKFHPRQPWLFTAGADSSIKLYCH